The following coding sequences are from one Gammaproteobacteria bacterium window:
- the pyrC gene encoding dihydroorotase translates to MQSITLTRPDDWHLHLRDGEALNAVAPFTATQFARAIVMPNLQPPITKVDQALAYRERVLAATSEQPDFNPLMTLYLTNNTTADEIKKAAQSEHVHAVKLYPAGATTNSEHGLTSIDKGYDAIAAMEEHGLPLLVHGEVTRSDVDVFDREARFVDELLSPLMQRFPKLKLVLEHITTGEGIDFVNSHGNHVGGTLTPQHLLLNRNALFQGGIRPHHYCLPVLKRETHRVKLLAAATSGSKKFFLGTDSAPHAQHRKETACGCAGIFSAHAAIELYAEAFEQAGALDKLEAFASFNGPDFYNLPRNTTKVTLVKQEWNVPESYAFGSDKLIPFRAGETVRWKLKAD, encoded by the coding sequence ATGCAATCCATAACGCTGACCCGCCCCGATGACTGGCATTTGCACCTTCGTGATGGCGAGGCGCTGAATGCCGTTGCGCCGTTCACTGCCACCCAGTTTGCGCGCGCCATTGTGATGCCCAACTTGCAGCCACCGATCACCAAAGTTGACCAGGCCCTGGCCTACCGCGAACGCGTTCTGGCGGCCACGTCCGAACAGCCCGATTTCAATCCCTTGATGACGCTATACCTGACCAACAACACCACTGCGGATGAAATCAAGAAAGCGGCACAAAGCGAACACGTTCACGCAGTCAAACTCTACCCCGCAGGTGCCACCACCAATTCCGAACACGGCCTGACCAGCATCGACAAAGGCTACGATGCCATCGCGGCCATGGAGGAACACGGTCTGCCACTGTTGGTACACGGTGAAGTCACGCGCAGCGATGTTGACGTTTTTGATCGCGAGGCACGTTTCGTTGACGAATTGTTGTCGCCACTGATGCAGCGTTTTCCCAAATTAAAACTGGTGCTGGAACACATCACCACCGGCGAAGGCATCGACTTTGTGAACAGCCATGGCAATCACGTCGGCGGCACACTGACACCGCAACATTTGCTGCTCAATCGCAACGCATTATTCCAAGGCGGCATTCGGCCACATCATTACTGCCTGCCGGTACTCAAGCGCGAAACCCACCGGGTTAAATTGCTCGCAGCGGCCACCAGCGGCAGCAAGAAATTTTTCCTCGGCACCGACAGTGCCCCACATGCCCAGCACCGCAAAGAAACCGCCTGCGGCTGCGCCGGGATTTTCAGTGCCCATGCGGCGATCGAATTGTATGCCGAAGCATTCGAACAAGCCGGCGCACTGGACAAACTCGAAGCCTTTGCCAGCTTCAATGGCCCGGATTTTTACAACCTGCCACGCAACACGACCAAAGTGACCCTCGTCAAACAAGAATGGAACGTTCCTGAAAGCTACGCTTTTGGCAGCGACAAACTCATCCCTTTCCGTGCGGGCGAAACCGTACGCTGGAAACTGAAAGCAGACTAA
- the rnt gene encoding ribonuclease T — translation MPLDHTNISMSSRFRGYLPVVIDVETAGFNHQTDALLEIAAVLIDMDEEGILHRGQTLHYHVRPFKGANLEKAALDFNGIDPYHPFRLAQDELDVLTNIFKAIRQAVKRYDCTRAILVGHNSAFDLNFLNAAIERTAAKRSPFHPFSSFDTATLAGLAYGQTVLARAAKEAGISWNESDAHSADYDAEKTADLFCEIVNRWRQLELSANFF, via the coding sequence ATGCCGCTAGACCATACCAACATCTCCATGTCTTCACGGTTTCGCGGCTATTTGCCCGTCGTTATCGATGTAGAAACCGCAGGTTTTAACCACCAAACCGATGCGCTGCTGGAAATTGCCGCCGTGCTGATTGACATGGATGAGGAAGGCATTCTGCATCGCGGCCAAACGCTGCACTATCATGTTCGCCCATTCAAGGGCGCCAATCTGGAAAAAGCCGCGCTGGATTTCAACGGCATTGATCCTTACCATCCGTTTCGTCTGGCCCAGGACGAACTGGACGTTCTCACCAACATCTTTAAAGCCATTCGTCAGGCAGTAAAACGCTACGATTGCACCCGCGCCATTCTGGTCGGCCACAATTCAGCGTTTGATTTGAATTTTCTCAATGCAGCCATTGAGCGCACTGCGGCCAAACGCAGCCCGTTTCATCCGTTCAGCAGTTTTGACACCGCCACCCTGGCCGGCCTGGCGTATGGCCAGACAGTATTGGCGCGCGCAGCCAAGGAAGCAGGCATCAGCTGGAACGAAAGCGACGCTCACTCCGCCGACTACGACGCCGAAAAAACCGCCGACCTGTTCTGCGAAATCGTCAATCGCTGGCGCCAACTGGAACTCAGCGCCAACTTTTTCTAA